A region from the Aegilops tauschii subsp. strangulata cultivar AL8/78 chromosome 5, Aet v6.0, whole genome shotgun sequence genome encodes:
- the LOC109738107 gene encoding single myb histone 5, producing MGARKQKWTSEEEAALRAGIARYGVGSWRLILKDDDFRSILSCRSNVDLKDKWRNINVFFTESGSMDKGRTAMKKNRATPRRNDHPMAKSTVASDVDDEIVDEQPIASVSSELWNVSIPKKSRSRLNNIILESVKNLNEPTGSHSTTIAKYIEEEYWPPSDFDRMLSANLKDLTTSGELIEVNRKYRIAPAPGSMYSEGRSPETLLLEDMQREPQKIESDDIKTFTKSQVDAELAHMITMTAEEAASAAARAVAEAEALMAEAEAATREAEAAEADAQAAQAFAEAVRNRNVTELMAQS from the exons ATGGGTGCTCGAAAGCAAAAGTGGACTTCAGAGGAAGAGGCTGCTCTTAGAGCTGGCATAGCAAGGTATGGAGTGGGAAGTTGGCGCCTGATATTGAAAGATGATGACTTCAGGTCCATCTTGAGCTGCCGGTCAAATGTTGATCTAAAG GACAAGTGGCGCAACATCAACGTATTTTTCACCGAATCAGGCTCTATGGATAAGGGAAGGACTGCCATGAAGAAGAACCGAGCTACTCCAAGGAGGAATGATCACCCAATGGCAAAGAGCACAGTTGCTTCTGATGTTGATGACGAAATTGTTGATGAACAGCCTATAGCATCAGTGTCAAGTGAACTGTGGAATGTTTCAATTCCAAAGAAATCGCGGTCAAG GCTAAACAATATCATATTGGAATCTGTCAAGAACTTGAATGAGCCTACAGGGTCACACAGCACTACGATTGCTAAGTACATAGAG GAGGAATATTGGCCACCTAGTGATTTTGATCGCATGTTGTCTGCAAACCTGAAGGACTTGACCACCAGTGGAGAACTGATAGAG GTTAATCGGAAGTACAGGATTGCACCTGCACCTGGTTCAATGTACTCTGAGGGACGAAGCCCCGAAACACTGCTGCTAGAAGACATGCAAAGAGAGCCCCAGAAAATAGAGAGTGATGATATTAAAACCTTTACAAAATCTCAAGTTGATGCTGAATTGGCGCATATGATAACCATGACCGCCGAAGAGGCTGCATCCGCTGCTGCTCGTGCAGTTGCAGAGGCAGAGGCTCTCATGGCAGAAGCTGAAGCAGCGACGAGAGAAGCAGAGGCGGCAGAAGCAGATGCCCAAGCTGCGCAAGCTTTCGCTGAAGCAGTAAGGAACAGAAACGTTACAGAACTG ATGGCCCAGTCTTGA
- the LOC109738105 gene encoding BTB/POZ domain-containing protein At1g30440 produces MAASASASVKLGSKPDAFRRQGQAWFCTTGLPSDVTVEVGDMSFHLHKFPLLSKSAVLEQLIEESSDQEESIIKLNDIPGGAKSFEMVARFCYGVKIELSAANVVHLRCASEHLQMTEEISDDNLIAQTEMFLNQVVLRNWKDSLKALETCDDLLPHAEDLQIVKRCIESLASKATTDPNLFGWPIREHGIMQSPGGSVLWNGISTGARPRNFSSDWWYDDVSSLSFPMYKRLLSGMESRRIRPEIIAGSLAYYARKYIPGLSRRNSMGTMPLAGTLSDVEQRNLLEEIDRLLPVQKGLVPTKLLLGLLKTSMILKASSTCIANLEKRVGMQLDQASLEDLLLPNYSYTMETLYNVECVHRILEHFLAMDQANGGCSPCIDDMMASPSMIPITAVAKLLDGYLAEVAPDVNLKPPKFQALASALPEYARPLDDGLYRAIDVYLKAHSWLSEGEREQLCRLMDCQKLSLEACTHAAQNERLPLRVVVQVLFFEQLQLRTSIAGCLLVSDNLEGSSRPLRSGGVAMSGEAGGWSAAVRENQVLKVGMDNMRMRLAELEKECSDMRQEIEKLGRGGGGGGKSGGGWASHVPRRFSLKMKPQMCSTQEGSVSEQQKSMSAKLDKLQAKLSKQKRQLSADA; encoded by the exons ATGGccgcgtcggcgtcggcgtcggtcAAGCTGGGATCAAAGCCTGACGCCTTCAGAAGGCAGGGACAGGCGTG GTTCTGCACAACAGGACTGCCCAGTGATGTTACCGTGGAGGTTGGGGATATGTCTTTCCACCTTCATAAG TTCCCTTTACTTTCCAAAAGTGCCGTTCTTGAACAGTTGATTGAGGAGAGTTCAGACCAGGAAGAGAGCATCATCAAACTAAATGATATCCCAGGGGGTGCAAAATCATTTGAGATGGTGGCAAGATTCTGCTATGGAGTGAAAATAGAACTATCTGCTGCAAATGTCGTCCACCTGCGTTGTGCCTCTGAGCATCTCCAGATGACTGAAGAAATATCTGATGACAACCTGATTGCACAGACAGAAATGTTCCTTAACCAGGTGGTGCTTCGTAACTGGAAAGATTCCTTGAAGGCCCTCGAAACCTGCGATGACCTTCTCCCTCATGCTGAAGATCTTCAAATTGTTAAGAGATGCATCGAGTCATTAGCATCGAAAGCAACCACTGATCCGAACCTGTTTGGCTGGCCGATAAGGGAACACGGCATCATGCAAAGCCCTGGAGGCAGTGTACTGTGGAATGGGATCAGCACCGGTGCCAGGCCCAGAAACTTCAGTTCAGACTGGTGGTATGACGATGTTTCATCATTGAGTTTTCCCATGTACAAGAGATTGCTATCTGGCATGGAGTCTCGACGCATACGGCCTGAGATCATCGCTGGTTCTTTGGCATACTATGCGCGGAAGTACATCCCAGGACTCAGTAGGCGCAACAGCATGGGAACAATGCCCCTGGCTGGCACTCTTTCTGATGTAGAACAGAGGAACTTGCTTGAGGAGATCGACAGACTATTGCCTGTTCAGAAGGGTTTGGTGCCTACAAAACTCTTGCTCGGGCTGCTTAAAACATCCATGATTCTGAAAGCCAGCTCCACCTGCATTGCCAACTTGGAGAAGCGCGTCGGCATGCAGCTTGACCAGGCCAGTCTGGAAGATCTACTGCTGCCAAACTACTCTTACACCATGGAAACACTGTACAATGTGGAGTGCGTGCACAGGATTCTTGAGCACTTTCTGGCAATGGACCAAGCCAACGGCGGTTGCTCCCCGTGCATCGATGACATGATGGCGTCCCCTTCCATGATACCGATCACTGCTGTTGCTAAGCTGCTTGATGGCTATCTTGCAGAGGTTGCACCGGATGTCAATCTGAAACCTCCGAAATTCCAAGCTCTAGCATCTGCTTTGCCTGAGTATGCCCGGCCACTAGATGATGGCCTCTACCGCGCCATTGATGTGTACTTGAAG GCACATTCCTGGCTATCAGAAGGCGAACGGGAGCAGCTATGCCGGCTGATGGACTGCCAGAAGCTGTCCCTGGAGGCGTGCACCCACGCGGCGCAGAACGAGAGGCTGCCGCTGCGCGTGGTGGTGCAGGTCCTCTTCTTCGAGCAGCTGCAGCTGAGGACCTCGATCGCGGGGTGCCTGCTGGTGTCGGACAACCTGGAAGGGTCCTCCAGGCCGCTGCGGAGCGGCGGGGTGGCGATGTCCGGCGAGGCCGGGGGGTGGTCGGCGGCCGTGAGGGAGAACCAGGTGCTGAAGGTGGGCATGGACAACATGAGGATGCGGCTGGCGGAGCTGGAGAAGGAGTGCTCGGACATGCGGCAGGAGATCGAGAAGctggggcgcggcggcggcggcggtggcaagAGCGGCGGCGGCTGGGCGTCCCATGTCCCGAGGCGGTTCAGCCTGAAGATGAAGCCGCAGATGTGCAGCACCCAGGAGGGGTCGGTGAGCGAGCAGCAGAAGAGCATGAGCGCCAAGCTCGACAAGCTGCAGGCCAAGCTGTCCAAGCAGAAGCGCCAGCTCTCCGCCGACGCCTGA